One Cryptomeria japonica chromosome 9, Sugi_1.0, whole genome shotgun sequence genomic window carries:
- the LOC131075980 gene encoding uncharacterized protein LOC131075980 isoform X1: protein MLKMMSLALRPVQPVCCLKWKPFNVSKYNGYKLSLKQRPIKLRGSHHVILATAGQLQPLDLTEENVNQVLVEAKSEFMQLFDPAVGITGVVELAELDGPFLKLRLKGRFWHKRSTVLARLGTYLQKRIPEILEVDIEDEAQLDDSPENF from the exons ATGCTAAAAATGATGTCTCTTGCCCTAAGGCCGGTTCAGCCTGTGTGCTGTTTAAAGTGGAAGCCATTCAATGTCAGCAAATACAATGGCTATAAGCTGTCTCTAAAGCAGAGGCCAATAAAGCTTAGAGGCAGTCACCATGTTATTTTAGCTACCGCAGGGCAGCTACAACCACTGGATTTAACCGAAGAAAATGTTAATCAAGTACTCGTTGAGGCCAAATCCGAG TTCATGCAGCTTTTTGATCCTGCAGTGGGCATCACAG GTGTGGTAGAGCTTGCAGAGTTAGATGGGCCCTTTCTGAAGCTCCGTCTAAAGGGCCGATTTTGGCACAAAAGATCCACAGTGCTGGCGAGGCTTGGCACTTACTTACAGAAGAGAATACCT GAAATTTTGGAAGTGGATATAGAAGATGAAGCTCAATTGGATGACAGTCCTGAGAATTTTTAA
- the LOC131075980 gene encoding uncharacterized protein LOC131075980 isoform X2, which yields MLKMMSLALRPVQPVCCLKWKPFNVSKYNGYKLSLKQRPIKLRGSHHVILATAGQLQPLDLTEENVNQVLVEAKSEFMQLFDPAVGITELAELDGPFLKLRLKGRFWHKRSTVLARLGTYLQKRIPEILEVDIEDEAQLDDSPENF from the exons ATGCTAAAAATGATGTCTCTTGCCCTAAGGCCGGTTCAGCCTGTGTGCTGTTTAAAGTGGAAGCCATTCAATGTCAGCAAATACAATGGCTATAAGCTGTCTCTAAAGCAGAGGCCAATAAAGCTTAGAGGCAGTCACCATGTTATTTTAGCTACCGCAGGGCAGCTACAACCACTGGATTTAACCGAAGAAAATGTTAATCAAGTACTCGTTGAGGCCAAATCCGAG TTCATGCAGCTTTTTGATCCTGCAGTGGGCATCACAG AGCTTGCAGAGTTAGATGGGCCCTTTCTGAAGCTCCGTCTAAAGGGCCGATTTTGGCACAAAAGATCCACAGTGCTGGCGAGGCTTGGCACTTACTTACAGAAGAGAATACCT GAAATTTTGGAAGTGGATATAGAAGATGAAGCTCAATTGGATGACAGTCCTGAGAATTTTTAA